In Hydractinia symbiolongicarpus strain clone_291-10 chromosome 13, HSymV2.1, whole genome shotgun sequence, a single genomic region encodes these proteins:
- the LOC130623858 gene encoding protein phosphatase 1D-like, protein MASLSEEKENECLPHRDILRVCSETNQGMRRYMEDEVSVVIEEGKRTAFLGVFDGHGGKEASIFARDNLYTNIKNQPGFYDTDAEKVKLAIRNGFVATHWQMFHEVENWPKRKDGQNSTSGTTATVAIIRDQKMYIAHVGDSAAILASKEDENFVCRELTVDHKPDSVKEKSRIENLGGRVVKTNGVPRVVWKRAVRSCSPIDGEVSTRYEYVPFLAVSRALGDVWSYDTERREFIVSPEPEIEDIDLIPGHHKFVLLASDGLWGVMNGQDAVDIVTRCERSSSKKPKQRNCSHTLINETINLWHKKRSRADNISAIVAFLDDEFDACCEPSTTLINEDEADTDVISDVDDDTPPMSKSSSTFSLVRQIAFQGAHTISPKVSLDDVSEKLKTSSNEIAASSDQDIEISSTPDASGKRKIDAQDNRSEKKVRTTLAGTPSAITEDSHQCHIITVLSSESLCDLQLDEDLGLADDESDDYNTTTIRNPLRNPLSAHALPRVVRAKQ, encoded by the exons ATGGCTTCACTGTCTGaggaaaaagaaaatgaatgcTTACCACATAGGGATATATTACGTGTTTGCTCAGAGACAAATCAAGGTATGCGAAGGTATATGGAAGATGAGGTGTCAGTTGTAATTGAAGAAGGCAAAAGAACCGCTTTCTTAGGGGTTTTCGATGGCCATGGAGGCAAAGAAGCTTCAATATTTGCCAGGGACAATCTTTacactaatataaaaaatcagccTGGATTTTATGATACAGATGCTGAGAAGGTCAAGTTGGCCATCAGGAACGGATTTGTTGCCACACATTGGCAGATGTTTCATGAAGTTG AGAACTGGCCAAAACGGAAAGATGGACAAAACTCTACTAGCGGCACAACTGCAACTGTTGCTATTATTCGAGATCAGAAAATGTACATTGCTCATGTGGGTGACTCAGCTGCAATATTAGCTAGTAAAGAAGATGAAAATTTTGTGTGCAGGGAGTTGACAGTCGATCATAAACCAGACAGTGTAAAAGAAAAATCGCG CATTGAAAACCTTGGTGGGCGTGTAGTAAAAACAAATGGTGTACCACGGGTTGTATGGAAACGTGCTGTAAGAAGTTGCTCTCCTATTGATGGTGAAGTAAGCACAAGATACGAGTATGTTCCATTTTTGGCTGTGTCAAGGGCTttag GTGATGTGTGGAGTTATGACACTGAAAGAAGAGAATTTATTGTATCGCCTGAGCCTGAGATTGAAGATATTGACTTAATTCCGGGACACCATAAGTTTGTTTTGCTTGCTAGTGATGGCCTATGGGGTGTTATGAATGGACAGGATGCAGTTGATATAGTCACGAGATGCGAGAGGTCTTCTTCGAAAAAGCCTAAGCAACGAAACTGCTCCCATAC TTTAATTAATGAGACGATAAACTTGTGGCATAAAAAGCGTTCAAGAGCTGACAATATTTCTGCAATTGTTGCCTTCCTTGATGATGAGTTTGACGCGTGTTGTGAGCCCTCCACCACCCTAATAAATGAAGATGAGGCAGATACTGATGTTATCTCGGACGTTGATGATGACACACCGCCAATGAGTAAATCCAGTTCTACCTTTTCGTTAGTCAGACAGATTGCATTTCAAGGTGCACACACAATATCACCAAAAGTTTCGCTGGATGATGTATCTGAAAAGTTGAAAACATCCAGCAATGAAATTGCAGCTTCATCTGATCAGGACATAGAGATTTCATCGACGCCAGATGCTTCAGGCAAACGTAAAATCGATGCTCAAGATAATCGATCTGAGAAGAAAGTACGAACCACGTTGGCCGGCACACCATCTGCTATCACTGAAGATAGTCACCAATGCCACATAATAACTGTGTTGAGCTCGGAAAGCCTGTGTGATTTGCAACTAGACGAAGATCTAGGACTCGCTGACGACGAGTCCGATGACTATAACACTACAACGATACGTAACCCATTAAGAAATCCACTTTCAGCGCATGCTTTGCCCCGTGTTGTACGAGCGAAACAGTAA